The following proteins come from a genomic window of Kitasatospora sp. NBC_01246:
- a CDS encoding MerR family transcriptional regulator, with protein sequence MRIGELARVTGSTARALRHYEQAGLIASSRAANGYRVYEDSAAVRVRNIRGLLAAGFTLEDVRPFLSCLDGDMLAARPSAGALRIARNRLAVLERRIAAQTEARDRLLAALTAAGDEAAPVAGGGAPVAGGGAPVVAGDR encoded by the coding sequence GTGCGGATCGGCGAACTGGCCCGGGTGACCGGCAGCACGGCCCGGGCCCTGCGGCACTACGAGCAGGCCGGGCTGATCGCGTCCTCCCGCGCGGCCAACGGCTACCGGGTGTACGAGGACTCGGCGGCCGTCCGGGTCCGCAACATCCGCGGCCTGCTCGCGGCCGGGTTCACCCTGGAGGACGTCCGGCCTTTCCTGTCCTGCCTGGACGGCGACATGCTGGCCGCGCGACCCTCGGCCGGCGCGCTGCGGATCGCCCGGAACCGGCTCGCCGTCCTGGAGCGCCGGATCGCCGCCCAGACCGAGGCCCGGGACCGGCTGCTCGCCGCGCTGACGGCGGCCGGCGACGAGGCGGCGCCGGTGGCCGGCGGCGGGGCGCCGGTGGCCGGCGGCGGGGCGCCGGTGGTGGCGGGCGACCGCTGA
- a CDS encoding dioxygenase family protein, whose amino-acid sequence MSTAAPERMPALYLSHGAPPLADDPLWPGQLAAWSAELPRPKAVLMVSAHWEEAPLALGAVTTVPLVYDFWGFPEHYYRVRYAAPGAPALAERVRKLLRAPGTPVQDIPDRGLDHGAYVPLVEMFPEADVPVLQVSMPTLDPQRLLEIGRRLAPLRDEGVLIVGSGFFTHNLRALSSDGRISSVMAEFDDWGRRALAAEDLDALLDFERKAPAGRLAHPRTEHFAPLFVTLGAGEADLGSQRSVIDGFWMGLAKRSIQLG is encoded by the coding sequence ATGAGCACCGCCGCCCCCGAGCGCATGCCCGCCCTCTACCTCTCGCACGGCGCACCGCCGCTCGCCGACGACCCGCTGTGGCCCGGCCAGCTGGCCGCCTGGTCCGCCGAGCTGCCCCGCCCCAAGGCCGTCCTGATGGTCTCCGCCCACTGGGAGGAGGCCCCGCTGGCCCTCGGGGCCGTCACCACCGTGCCGCTGGTCTACGACTTCTGGGGCTTCCCCGAGCACTACTACCGGGTGCGGTACGCCGCCCCCGGCGCCCCCGCGCTCGCCGAGCGGGTCCGCAAACTGCTGCGCGCCCCCGGCACGCCCGTCCAGGACATCCCGGACCGAGGGCTGGACCACGGCGCCTACGTCCCGCTGGTGGAGATGTTCCCCGAGGCGGACGTCCCCGTCCTCCAGGTCTCCATGCCCACCCTGGACCCGCAGCGGCTGCTGGAGATCGGCCGCCGGCTCGCCCCGCTGCGCGACGAGGGCGTGCTGATCGTCGGCAGCGGCTTCTTCACCCACAACCTGCGGGCGCTCAGCTCCGACGGCCGGATCAGCTCGGTGATGGCCGAGTTCGACGACTGGGGCCGCCGCGCCCTGGCCGCCGAGGACCTGGACGCGCTGCTCGACTTCGAGCGGAAGGCCCCGGCCGGGCGGCTCGCCCACCCGCGCACCGAGCACTTCGCCCCGCTGTTCGTCACCCTCGGCGCCGGCGAGGCCGACCTGGGCAGCCAGCGCAGCGTGATCGACGGGTTCTGGATGGGCCTGGCCAAGCGCTCGATCCAGCTCGGCTGA
- a CDS encoding MarR family winged helix-turn-helix transcriptional regulator — protein sequence MNEPRWLDHDEMAAWRGFVTASNLLNRRLERQLKEDSGLSHTQYEILVHLSAAPAGSLRMTELAEKLVTSKSGLTYQVTQLERMGLVGRRSCPSDVRGVFAELTDEGRDMLRRAAPGHVALVRELLIDVLSREQLAVLAEGLGEVSSRLRLDDGA from the coding sequence CTGAACGAACCGCGCTGGCTGGACCACGACGAGATGGCCGCCTGGCGGGGCTTCGTCACCGCGAGCAACCTCCTGAACCGCCGGCTGGAACGCCAGCTCAAGGAGGACTCCGGCCTCTCGCACACCCAGTACGAGATCCTGGTGCACCTCTCCGCCGCCCCGGCCGGCTCGCTGCGGATGACCGAACTGGCGGAGAAGCTCGTCACCTCCAAGAGCGGACTGACCTACCAGGTCACCCAGCTGGAGCGGATGGGCCTGGTGGGGCGCCGTTCGTGCCCCAGCGACGTGCGGGGCGTCTTCGCCGAACTCACCGACGAGGGCCGGGACATGCTGCGCCGGGCGGCGCCCGGCCACGTCGCCCTGGTCCGCGAGCTGCTGATCGACGTGCTCAGCCGCGAGCAGCTCGCCGTGCTGGCCGAGGGCCTCGGGGAGGTCAGTTCCCGGCTGCGTCTGGACGACGGGGCGTAG
- a CDS encoding GNAT family N-acetyltransferase yields the protein MTVATQSPVAEGLLLRPFRDEDAAALVEIYRDETLRHFTRTPVADLDEAARWLEAQERGRAAGERYSFAVLAPLGGPAGGRPAELVANVVLKRGAPGAPAAEVGYWTAAAARGRGVAPRALEGLTRWAFAAFAADGLVRLDLLHQVDNAASCRVAEKAGYRFGSVLRASSPEFPLDGHLHSRSA from the coding sequence ATGACGGTCGCCACCCAATCGCCCGTTGCCGAGGGCCTGCTGCTGCGCCCGTTCCGGGACGAGGACGCGGCTGCCCTGGTCGAGATCTACCGGGACGAGACGCTGCGGCACTTCACCCGTACCCCCGTGGCGGACCTGGACGAGGCGGCCCGCTGGCTGGAGGCGCAGGAGCGCGGCCGGGCGGCCGGCGAGCGGTACAGCTTCGCCGTCCTGGCGCCCCTCGGCGGCCCCGCCGGGGGGCGGCCGGCCGAGCTGGTCGCCAACGTGGTGCTCAAGCGCGGTGCGCCCGGTGCGCCGGCGGCCGAGGTGGGCTACTGGACGGCCGCCGCCGCCCGCGGCCGCGGCGTGGCCCCGCGCGCCCTGGAGGGGCTCACCCGCTGGGCGTTCGCGGCCTTCGCGGCGGACGGGCTGGTCCGGCTCGACCTGCTCCACCAGGTGGACAACGCGGCCTCCTGCCGGGTGGCCGAGAAGGCCGGCTACCGGTTCGGGAGCGTTCTGCGGGCCAGCTCGCCGGAGTTCCCCCTGGACGGCCACCTGCACAGCCGCTCGGCCTGA
- a CDS encoding maleylpyruvate isomerase N-terminal domain-containing protein, producing MNGDDVRTALGELRDTLGPHTGDGPAWAAPAGPLEWSCRETAVHLAHDLLAYAGQLAARPATGYLPLDLTVRADAPPEDVLAVVTACGHLLATALDAAPPDLRAWHYGPCDPAGFAAMGVAELLLHTHDIALGLGLPWRPPAGLGAAVLARLFPDAPPGGPTAVLLWCTGRGELDGRPRRASWSWRAAVAGE from the coding sequence ATGAACGGTGACGACGTCCGGACCGCGCTCGGCGAACTGCGGGACACCCTCGGTCCGCACACCGGTGACGGCCCGGCCTGGGCCGCGCCGGCCGGGCCGCTGGAGTGGAGCTGCCGGGAGACGGCCGTCCACCTCGCGCACGACCTGCTCGCCTACGCCGGGCAGCTCGCCGCCCGGCCCGCCACCGGATACCTGCCGCTCGACCTCACCGTGCGGGCCGACGCCCCGCCCGAGGACGTCCTGGCGGTGGTGACGGCCTGCGGGCACCTGCTGGCCACCGCCCTGGACGCCGCGCCGCCCGACCTGCGGGCCTGGCACTACGGGCCCTGCGACCCAGCCGGGTTCGCCGCGATGGGCGTGGCCGAACTGCTGCTGCACACCCATGACATCGCCCTCGGACTCGGCCTGCCCTGGCGGCCCCCGGCCGGGCTCGGCGCGGCGGTCCTGGCCCGCCTGTTCCCCGACGCCCCGCCCGGCGGGCCCACCGCCGTCCTGCTCTGGTGCACCGGGCGCGGCGAGCTGGACGGCCGCCCGCGCAGGGCCTCGTGGAGCTGGCGGGCGGCCGTGGCCGGGGAGTGA
- a CDS encoding VOC family protein yields the protein MASLVRHVTIDCADPYRLGEFWAKVLDGKLADDDFPGDPEALLETPGAVLLFIRVPDGKTVKNRVHLDLQPQDRSRDEEVERLLELGATVHDDQRRPDGTGWVTMADIEGNEFCVERSAAERAATA from the coding sequence ATGGCTTCTCTGGTACGACATGTGACGATCGACTGCGCCGACCCCTACCGCCTCGGCGAGTTCTGGGCGAAGGTGCTGGACGGCAAGCTGGCCGACGACGACTTCCCGGGGGACCCGGAGGCCCTCCTGGAGACGCCGGGCGCGGTGCTGCTGTTCATCCGGGTGCCCGACGGCAAGACCGTGAAGAACCGCGTCCACCTGGACCTCCAGCCCCAGGACCGCTCCCGGGACGAGGAGGTGGAGCGCCTGCTGGAGCTGGGCGCCACCGTCCACGACGACCAGCGGCGCCCGGACGGCACCGGCTGGGTGACCATGGCGGACATCGAGGGCAACGAGTTCTGCGTCGAGCGCAGCGCCGCCGAGCGGGCCGCCACCGCCTGA
- a CDS encoding group II truncated hemoglobin — protein sequence MSDERPESLYDALGGMEALRRLSNTFYEGVLADPVLKPVFANFTTTHIEHVAVWLAEVFGGPARFTADLGGHQALLRTHLGLAITEEQRGRWMELMGAAVRQELPGDELLRRRVLEYFDWGTKIARDVSAAPVGEDLGEPGPTPRWGWEGLR from the coding sequence ATGAGCGACGAACGGCCCGAGAGCCTGTACGACGCGCTGGGGGGCATGGAGGCGCTCCGCCGTCTCAGCAACACCTTCTACGAGGGCGTCCTGGCCGACCCGGTGCTGAAGCCCGTCTTCGCGAACTTCACCACCACCCACATCGAACACGTCGCCGTCTGGCTGGCCGAGGTCTTCGGCGGCCCGGCCCGGTTCACCGCCGACCTCGGCGGCCACCAGGCGCTGCTCCGCACGCACCTCGGACTCGCCATCACCGAGGAGCAGCGCGGGCGCTGGATGGAGCTGATGGGCGCCGCCGTGCGGCAGGAGCTGCCCGGGGACGAGCTGCTGCGCCGCCGGGTGCTGGAGTACTTCGACTGGGGCACGAAGATCGCCAGGGACGTCTCGGCGGCGCCCGTCGGCGAGGACCTCGGGGAGCCGGGGCCGACCCCGCGCTGGGGCTGGGAGGGCCTGCGATGA
- a CDS encoding SDR family NAD(P)-dependent oxidoreductase, translating to MNEHTQHRTATRIVLVTGAGTGIGRATAHAFAAQDPEVEVVAVGRRAEPLAETARYAPGRIHPLTADITGADAPEALVREVLDRYGRLDVLVNNAGIVRGGALGGITRDAVADQLATNLTAAVLLGQAALAPLEASGGVIVNVTTSVGQRGWPGNAVYAASKAALESVTRSWAVELAPRGVRVVAVAPGAIETPIGEHSGLDAGQREAVRRWQIAHTPLGRIGRPAEVAWAITQLASPQASFVTGVVLPVDGGAVVG from the coding sequence ATGAACGAGCACACGCAGCACCGAACGGCCACCCGCATCGTGCTGGTCACCGGCGCCGGGACGGGGATCGGCCGGGCCACCGCACACGCCTTCGCGGCCCAGGACCCGGAGGTCGAGGTGGTGGCGGTCGGACGGCGGGCCGAGCCACTGGCGGAGACCGCGCGCTACGCCCCCGGCCGGATCCACCCGCTGACCGCGGACATCACCGGCGCCGACGCCCCCGAGGCACTCGTACGCGAGGTGCTCGACCGGTACGGGCGGCTGGACGTGCTGGTGAACAACGCCGGGATCGTCCGCGGCGGCGCCCTCGGCGGGATCACCCGGGACGCGGTCGCGGACCAGCTCGCGACCAACCTGACCGCCGCCGTCCTGCTCGGCCAGGCCGCCCTGGCGCCGCTGGAGGCGAGCGGGGGCGTGATCGTCAACGTCACGACGTCCGTCGGCCAGCGCGGCTGGCCGGGCAACGCGGTGTACGCGGCGAGCAAGGCCGCACTGGAGTCGGTGACCCGCAGCTGGGCGGTGGAGCTGGCGCCGCGCGGCGTACGGGTGGTCGCGGTGGCGCCCGGGGCGATCGAGACCCCGATCGGCGAGCACTCCGGGCTCGACGCCGGACAGCGGGAGGCCGTCCGGCGGTGGCAGATCGCCCACACCCCGCTCGGGCGGATCGGCCGGCCCGCCGAGGTGGCCTGGGCGATCACGCAACTCGCCTCTCCACAGGCCTCGTTCGTCACCGGAGTAGTGTTGCCGGTGGACGGCGGTGCCGTCGTGGGGTGA